A part of Timaviella obliquedivisa GSE-PSE-MK23-08B genomic DNA contains:
- a CDS encoding sensor histidine kinase produces the protein MMLSLKTQPQPFRFLLYTEWLMLASCGAMAAFEGWELRSIPVQHILILVSLGLMGWMLPNGKTPFRYLYTAIEMGLIFYGTTLGYLHILPTLYLIVLIRSCFLFEPPGRWVVAGLSLTLFLVHQAQYLQTIMPLLLSNAQQQQIWMHQVAEVLMFGLGLFFVSQLVSTLLAERKAQEQLSLAHEQLREYALQIEDLAAVQERNRIAREIHDSLGHALTTLNVQVQTALKLWQHDPIKAKPFLEQAQRLGKVAMQEVRQSVHALRADAVAEEPLEQAIAALVREFSQSTGIEVLTKIDLQTVLPAPMAKTIYRVVQEALTNICKHAEATSVQLNLRQATDRIYLSIRDNGCGFQPQAKLGGFGLHSMQERIVALHGSFRVETEPQTGCCIVVELPLQEALR, from the coding sequence ATGATGCTTTCCCTAAAAACGCAACCTCAACCCTTTCGCTTTCTGCTTTACACTGAATGGCTAATGCTCGCTAGCTGCGGCGCTATGGCGGCATTTGAAGGCTGGGAGCTTCGGAGCATTCCTGTGCAGCACATTCTCATTTTGGTGTCTCTAGGACTGATGGGATGGATGTTGCCCAACGGTAAAACACCATTTCGCTATCTGTATACCGCGATCGAAATGGGTCTGATTTTCTACGGCACAACCTTGGGTTATCTGCATATCTTGCCCACGCTGTATCTGATTGTGCTAATTCGTAGCTGTTTCTTATTTGAACCACCAGGTCGGTGGGTTGTGGCAGGTCTGTCACTCACGCTGTTTCTGGTGCATCAGGCTCAGTATCTTCAGACAATTATGCCGCTTTTATTATCCAATGCTCAACAGCAGCAAATTTGGATGCATCAGGTCGCGGAAGTGTTGATGTTTGGGCTAGGTCTGTTTTTCGTGTCGCAGTTAGTCAGTACGCTGTTAGCAGAGCGGAAAGCACAGGAACAATTGTCATTGGCACATGAACAGTTGCGGGAATATGCTTTGCAAATTGAAGATTTGGCGGCTGTTCAAGAACGTAACCGCATTGCGCGAGAAATTCATGATTCGCTAGGTCACGCTCTGACAACTTTGAATGTGCAGGTGCAAACGGCTCTGAAGCTTTGGCAGCATGACCCAATCAAAGCGAAACCGTTTTTGGAACAAGCGCAACGACTGGGTAAAGTTGCTATGCAGGAGGTGCGGCAGTCGGTACATGCGTTGAGGGCAGATGCTGTAGCAGAGGAACCATTAGAACAGGCGATCGCGGCTCTAGTCAGAGAATTTAGTCAAAGTACAGGAATTGAGGTTTTAACCAAAATAGATCTGCAAACGGTTCTTCCTGCTCCCATGGCAAAGACAATTTATCGAGTCGTGCAAGAGGCGCTTACAAATATTTGTAAACATGCTGAAGCAACTTCTGTACAGCTTAATTTGCGGCAAGCGACCGATCGCATCTACTTGAGCATCCGTGATAATGGATGTGGTTTCCAGCCACAGGCAAAATTAGGTGGGTTTGGGCTACACAGTATGCAAGAACGAATCGTTGCCCTGCATGGCAGCTTCCGAGTAGAGACAGAACCGCAGACAGGTTGTTGTATTGTGGTGGAATTACCCCTGCAAGAGGCATTACGATGA
- a CDS encoding response regulator transcription factor: MIRLLLVDDQNLICQGLKAMLSLEPDLEVVGIANNGAVAIEQVAALQPDVVLMDVRMPIMDGREATRTITQQYHQVKVLVLSTFDDDQYIADAMRAGAKGYLLKDMPSEELAQAIRFVHLGYTQLAPGLMEKLISGFSSAPIAPKTESAVLTQLTPREQQVLQLISAGATNREIAQQLFISEGTVKTHVTHLLNRLNLRNRSQLAIYAHSLIART; this comes from the coding sequence ATGATTCGTCTGCTGCTGGTAGATGATCAAAACTTAATCTGTCAAGGATTAAAGGCAATGTTATCGCTAGAACCTGACCTGGAAGTGGTTGGCATTGCCAACAATGGGGCAGTGGCGATCGAGCAAGTGGCAGCATTGCAGCCGGATGTAGTGTTGATGGATGTGCGAATGCCAATCATGGATGGACGAGAGGCAACGCGCACGATTACACAGCAATATCATCAGGTAAAAGTTTTAGTGTTAAGCACGTTTGATGATGATCAGTATATTGCAGACGCAATGCGAGCAGGCGCGAAGGGATACCTGCTCAAAGACATGCCATCGGAGGAGCTAGCCCAGGCAATTCGATTTGTGCATTTAGGCTACACTCAACTGGCTCCTGGTTTAATGGAAAAGCTAATTTCAGGATTCTCATCTGCCCCGATCGCCCCAAAAACAGAATCAGCCGTATTGACCCAACTTACGCCTCGTGAACAGCAGGTCTTGCAATTAATTAGTGCCGGGGCGACAAACCGAGAAATTGCCCAGCAGCTTTTCATTTCAGAGGGAACCGTGAAAACCCATGTGACCCATTTGCTAAACCGCTTGAATCTACGAAACCGATCGCAGTTAGCAATTTATGCTCATTCGTTAATTGCAAGAACTTAA
- a CDS encoding TldD/PmbA family protein, translating to MVTSISLQDRLLDAIAPYRDRVDYLEIRLEQSESTTIAYRGAQLDAVDRSLSLVGGVRACHRGGWSFVTFNGLADLKGRIEEAIAQAQLIGKEITQLADVAAIQDYVSVNLGKDPRGVSLDAKRKLMEEYNQLLLEFDPRIQTTIASYRDRFGTTYFVNSLGACIAQERLDINGGFSVVARGEGNVVRQGFESIHSRSDYDVLEGIEDRVKSAAQRAVGQLEAIPVKGGQHTVVLDPYLAGVFIHEAFGHLSEADFVYENPRMQELLVLGKQIAIPQLNVVDDGTLPGLPGSLTYDDEGVPAQRKYLIKDGILNQRLHNRETAGKLGEAPTGNARALSAMYPPIVRMTNTGIESGDRTFEEMISDIEEGVYAVRMLGGQTNGEMFTFAAAEGYMIRNGKIAEPVSDVTLSGNVFQTLKDVEAIGNDSVYKNGGCGKGGQSPLPVSVGGPHVRIKNVVVGGR from the coding sequence GTGGTAACATCTATTTCTTTACAAGATCGGCTACTCGATGCGATCGCTCCTTACCGCGATCGCGTTGACTATTTAGAAATTCGCTTAGAGCAAAGTGAATCCACTACCATTGCTTACCGAGGCGCACAGCTTGATGCAGTCGATCGCAGCTTGTCTTTAGTGGGCGGTGTGCGGGCTTGTCACAGAGGGGGCTGGAGCTTTGTCACGTTTAATGGCTTGGCAGATTTGAAAGGGCGAATTGAAGAGGCGATCGCCCAAGCCCAATTAATTGGCAAAGAAATAACCCAGTTGGCAGACGTGGCAGCTATTCAAGATTACGTGTCGGTAAACTTGGGCAAAGATCCGAGAGGCGTTTCGTTAGACGCTAAACGCAAGCTCATGGAAGAGTACAATCAACTGCTGTTAGAGTTTGATCCTCGTATTCAAACCACCATTGCCAGCTACCGCGATCGCTTTGGCACCACCTATTTTGTTAATTCATTAGGAGCCTGCATCGCCCAAGAACGACTAGATATCAATGGCGGCTTTAGTGTAGTAGCAAGGGGCGAAGGTAACGTTGTGCGTCAGGGCTTTGAGTCCATCCATTCTCGCTCAGATTATGATGTACTAGAAGGCATTGAAGACCGAGTCAAAAGTGCCGCCCAGCGAGCAGTCGGGCAACTCGAAGCTATTCCGGTCAAAGGCGGACAGCACACAGTTGTTCTGGATCCTTACCTCGCAGGCGTGTTCATTCATGAGGCATTTGGGCATCTTTCTGAAGCCGATTTTGTCTACGAAAACCCACGAATGCAAGAGCTACTAGTATTGGGCAAGCAAATTGCGATTCCTCAGCTTAATGTGGTGGATGATGGCACGTTGCCGGGTCTGCCGGGTTCTTTAACCTATGACGATGAAGGCGTTCCGGCGCAGCGCAAGTATTTAATTAAAGACGGTATTCTAAACCAACGCCTTCACAACCGCGAAACGGCAGGTAAGCTGGGTGAGGCTCCGACAGGCAACGCTCGTGCCCTGAGCGCCATGTATCCGCCGATTGTACGCATGACGAATACGGGAATTGAGAGCGGCGATCGCACCTTTGAAGAAATGATTAGCGATATCGAAGAAGGCGTTTACGCAGTGCGAATGCTGGGCGGACAAACCAATGGTGAAATGTTTACTTTTGCTGCTGCCGAAGGCTACATGATTCGCAATGGAAAAATTGCTGAACCTGTTAGCGATGTAACCTTGAGTGGCAATGTTTTTCAGACCTTGAAGGATGTTGAGGCGATCGGCAATGACTCTGTTTACAAAAATGGCGGTTGTGGCAAGGGCGGACAGTCTCCCCTACCTGTTAGCGTTGGTGGTCCTCACGTCCGCATCAAAAACGTTGTAGTCGGTGGGCGTTAG
- a CDS encoding 2-isopropylmalate synthase → MDIQSQPDRVIIFDTTLRDGEQSPGATLNVEEKLTIARQLTRLGVDVIEAGFPFASPGDFEAVSKIAQTVGGNDESPIICGLARATQQDIKTAAEALKPATHPRIHTFLATSDIHLEYKLRKTRAEVLEIAPEMVAYAKTFVEDVEFSPEDAGRSEPEFLYQVLERAIAAGATTINIPDTVGYTTPAEFGAIIKGIKENVPNINQAILSVHGHNDLGLAVANFLEAVKHGARQLECTINGIGERAGNAALEELVMALHVRRQYFNPFLGRSTESEEPLTRIDTRQLYKTSRLVSNLTGMLVQPNKAIVGANAFAHESGIHQDGVLKHKLTYEIMDAQSIGLTDNQIVLGKHSGRNAFRTRLKELGFDLADQELNRAFLRFKDMADKKKDLTDWDLEAIVNDETQQAPEIFRLEHIQVSCGDHARPTATVTIRTPNGEELTDAAIGTGPVDAIYRAINRVIDIPNQLIEFSVQSVTEGIDALGEVTIRIRHEDRFFSGHGANTDIIVASAQAYINALNRLYATIQQGKTPIHPQHGEAQPVM, encoded by the coding sequence ATGGATATTCAATCTCAGCCCGATCGCGTCATTATTTTTGACACCACTCTCCGCGATGGCGAACAGTCTCCCGGGGCAACCCTAAATGTGGAAGAAAAACTAACGATCGCCCGTCAACTGACTCGGCTGGGTGTAGACGTAATCGAAGCAGGCTTCCCCTTCGCCAGCCCCGGCGACTTTGAAGCCGTTAGTAAAATTGCCCAAACCGTCGGCGGCAACGACGAGAGCCCGATCATCTGCGGCTTGGCTAGAGCCACCCAGCAAGACATCAAAACCGCTGCCGAAGCCCTCAAACCCGCTACGCATCCTCGCATCCACACTTTCCTCGCTACCTCCGATATTCACTTAGAATACAAGCTCAGAAAAACGCGAGCAGAAGTTCTAGAAATTGCCCCTGAAATGGTGGCGTATGCCAAAACTTTTGTAGAGGATGTCGAGTTTTCCCCCGAAGATGCCGGACGCTCTGAGCCTGAGTTTTTGTACCAAGTGCTAGAACGGGCGATCGCTGCTGGAGCCACCACCATCAATATTCCTGATACCGTCGGCTATACCACTCCTGCCGAGTTTGGAGCCATTATTAAAGGCATCAAAGAGAACGTCCCCAATATCAACCAAGCCATTCTCTCTGTTCATGGTCACAACGATTTGGGCTTAGCAGTCGCCAACTTCCTAGAAGCCGTCAAGCATGGTGCTCGCCAGCTAGAATGCACCATTAACGGTATTGGCGAACGCGCTGGCAATGCCGCATTAGAAGAGTTAGTCATGGCGCTCCACGTGCGGCGGCAGTATTTCAACCCTTTCCTCGGTCGCTCTACAGAGTCCGAAGAGCCTTTAACACGCATTGATACCCGTCAGCTTTACAAAACCTCACGGCTCGTGTCAAACCTCACCGGAATGCTTGTACAGCCCAATAAGGCGATCGTCGGGGCAAACGCCTTTGCTCACGAATCTGGCATTCACCAAGACGGCGTGCTCAAACACAAGCTCACCTACGAAATCATGGATGCCCAGTCCATTGGGTTGACCGACAACCAAATCGTGTTAGGCAAGCACTCCGGACGCAACGCCTTCCGAACTCGCCTGAAAGAGCTAGGCTTCGACTTGGCAGATCAAGAGCTAAATCGGGCGTTTCTGCGGTTCAAAGACATGGCAGATAAGAAGAAGGATCTGACCGATTGGGATCTAGAAGCGATCGTCAACGACGAAACCCAGCAAGCCCCCGAAATCTTCCGCCTAGAACATATTCAGGTTTCCTGCGGCGACCATGCCCGCCCCACTGCAACCGTTACCATTCGCACCCCCAATGGCGAAGAATTAACGGATGCAGCGATCGGGACGGGCCCTGTCGATGCCATCTACCGCGCCATCAATCGTGTCATTGACATCCCGAATCAATTGATTGAATTTTCAGTCCAGTCGGTTACCGAAGGCATTGATGCCCTAGGCGAAGTCACCATTCGGATTCGCCATGAAGACCGATTCTTTTCAGGACACGGCGCTAATACCGATATTATTGTTGCCTCGGCTCAAGCTTATATCAATGCGCTCAATCGCCTCTATGCAACGATTCAGCAGGGAAAAACTCCAATTCATCCGCAGCATGGCGAGGCTCAGCCCGTGATGTAA
- a CDS encoding calcium-binding protein has product MALINGTNGNDQLFGGVTDDQINGLAGNDLLFGDAGNDILSGGTGIDIMRGGSGNDFYVVDVEQDQVIEEVNAGIDTVQSSSRITTLSANVENLEIIGNAEVVGRGNELNNIINGSVTARNSLFGGGGDDVLNGADLADRLFGESGRNILNGNGGNDELTGSTGDVMNGGNGDDLYIVNGNPTINEAINAGVDTVRSNSDFTLGANLENLILAGGINGTGNELNNVISGNFQNNILKGNAGDDVLGLRGNVINNFELGLVDLGDPGDDTLDGGTGNDNMAGGIGNDTYIVDSIGDVVIETVSSVADPENGFIFQGGIDTVQSSVNFTLGNLVENLTLTGAAAIDGTGNSLNNTLIGNDKANVLDGQAGNDILLGQGGADVLRGGLGNDTLVGGKGKDVLTGGAGADAFVFDIGSPYKQAAIGKDVIKDFAIDLDKIVLDRTTFGNISKSDFAIVADNIDAATSSKLIVYSEATGKLFFNQNGSSGGFGQGGYFATLQGAPSITVNDIAIQA; this is encoded by the coding sequence ATGGCACTAATTAACGGAACTAACGGCAACGATCAACTGTTTGGTGGTGTTACAGATGACCAGATCAACGGTTTAGCAGGTAATGATCTGCTGTTTGGCGATGCGGGTAACGATATCCTTTCGGGTGGAACTGGCATTGATATTATGCGAGGTGGCAGCGGCAACGATTTTTATGTGGTCGATGTCGAGCAAGATCAGGTGATTGAAGAGGTTAATGCTGGAATCGACACTGTTCAATCAAGTTCTCGTATCACTACTCTTTCAGCTAATGTGGAAAATCTGGAAATCATTGGTAATGCAGAGGTGGTAGGTCGAGGTAACGAACTTAACAACATCATTAACGGTAGCGTTACCGCCCGAAATAGCCTGTTTGGTGGCGGAGGTGATGATGTTTTGAACGGTGCTGACCTGGCTGATCGATTATTTGGCGAATCTGGGAGGAATATTCTCAATGGCAACGGTGGAAACGACGAACTCACGGGTAGCACTGGCGATGTGATGAACGGCGGCAACGGCGACGATCTTTATATCGTGAATGGGAATCCAACCATTAACGAAGCAATCAATGCCGGAGTTGATACGGTTCGATCGAATAGTGATTTTACTTTGGGAGCAAATCTTGAGAATCTTATCCTGGCTGGTGGGATTAACGGTACCGGAAATGAATTAAATAACGTCATTTCTGGAAATTTTCAAAACAATATTCTCAAAGGAAACGCCGGAGATGATGTGCTTGGATTGCGAGGCAACGTTATTAATAACTTTGAGCTAGGTCTGGTTGATCTGGGCGACCCTGGGGATGATACGCTAGATGGCGGGACTGGCAATGACAACATGGCTGGCGGAATTGGCAATGATACCTACATTGTCGATAGCATTGGAGATGTGGTGATTGAAACCGTAAGTTCGGTTGCTGATCCTGAAAATGGATTTATCTTTCAGGGTGGTATTGATACGGTGCAATCTTCGGTAAACTTTACCTTGGGCAATCTGGTTGAAAACCTTACTTTGACCGGAGCAGCAGCGATCGATGGCACTGGCAACAGTCTCAATAACACTCTCATCGGTAATGATAAAGCTAATGTATTAGATGGTCAGGCAGGGAATGATATTCTCTTGGGTCAAGGAGGGGCAGATGTGCTTCGGGGTGGTTTGGGTAACGATACGCTAGTTGGCGGCAAAGGCAAAGATGTCTTGACTGGCGGGGCTGGCGCAGATGCTTTTGTCTTTGATATCGGTTCCCCTTACAAGCAGGCGGCGATCGGTAAAGATGTAATCAAAGATTTTGCGATCGACCTGGACAAAATCGTGCTCGATCGAACCACTTTTGGCAACATTAGTAAATCTGACTTTGCGATCGTGGCTGACAATATTGATGCGGCTACCAGTTCTAAACTAATTGTTTACAGCGAAGCAACAGGCAAGTTGTTCTTTAATCAGAATGGTAGCAGTGGCGGCTTCGGGCAGGGTGGATATTTCGCGACTCTGCAAGGTGCCCCCAGCATCACTGTCAATGATATTGCCATTCAGGCGTGA
- a CDS encoding YnfA family protein codes for MIQSLLLFVLSGLCEIGGGYLFWLWLREGKSVWLAVIGVIILAIYGVVPTLQPVSFGRAYAAYGGVFVVLSIFWGWLVDRVAPDKYDWLGGWIALLGVLVIMYAPRT; via the coding sequence ATGATTCAATCTCTTTTGCTTTTTGTATTGTCTGGACTGTGCGAAATTGGTGGCGGCTACTTGTTTTGGTTATGGCTACGCGAGGGAAAAAGCGTTTGGCTTGCCGTTATTGGAGTCATCATTTTAGCGATTTACGGCGTTGTGCCAACGCTACAACCTGTTAGTTTTGGGCGAGCTTATGCAGCTTATGGCGGCGTTTTTGTCGTTCTGTCGATTTTTTGGGGTTGGCTAGTCGATCGCGTTGCTCCAGATAAATACGACTGGCTGGGAGGATGGATTGCGCTATTAGGCGTTTTGGTGATTATGTACGCGCCTCGAACTTAA
- a CDS encoding Na+/proline symporter, whose amino-acid sequence MSVGAIALLVMLVTAGLFALLGILHASKTALNLEDYMVSRNRFGTWMALATIVTSAMGVWILFSPPQVGATSGIAGIIGYCIGSAAPIIAFAKVGTRIRQLMPNGHSLNEFVLYRFGNAMYLLTLVIIVFYMFIYLAAELTAIAKATELIAGVPLYVTALVVITATFIYTTYGGLGAAVFTDAIQFVVIIPLLIVSLIVAIVALGGWEAALQPVQAKAPELFNLANIDAIKFGASLVIAILAAEFFNQSNWQRVYACRDDRTVQQAFLGSAIAIIPMIFLGGILGILAMHFGFNDDRAFFSLLQKLELPLWFTMSVLVLALALVMSTLSALLNGIASVFTIDLIRLFPQMQSSGLLRTSRALTIAAGVPAIAIAAQGYDVLYLFLLADLICAGAVVPVVYGMYSRKLTGAIAVMSSVAGIAAGALFFPKSDFTAWLNIPYGGDLLVSFAAAVFVSASIVLVWTAMMGSDRLFDFAQLSDRAKTYTEPTEGAAFTENIP is encoded by the coding sequence ATGTCTGTTGGAGCGATCGCACTATTAGTCATGCTAGTGACTGCTGGATTATTTGCCCTTTTAGGAATTCTCCATGCCAGTAAAACGGCTTTGAATTTAGAAGATTACATGGTGAGCCGCAACCGCTTTGGCACCTGGATGGCGCTGGCAACCATTGTGACTTCGGCAATGGGAGTCTGGATTCTGTTTAGTCCGCCTCAAGTGGGTGCGACTAGCGGCATTGCAGGGATTATTGGCTATTGTATTGGATCGGCTGCACCGATTATTGCGTTTGCTAAAGTTGGGACTCGTATTCGTCAGTTAATGCCAAACGGACATTCGCTCAATGAGTTTGTTTTGTATCGTTTTGGGAATGCAATGTACCTGCTGACACTGGTCATTATTGTGTTCTATATGTTTATCTATTTGGCGGCAGAGTTAACGGCGATCGCTAAAGCGACAGAGCTTATTGCAGGCGTTCCTCTCTACGTCACAGCACTTGTTGTGATTACTGCAACTTTCATTTACACAACCTATGGTGGGTTAGGAGCAGCAGTATTTACCGATGCGATTCAATTTGTCGTAATTATCCCTTTGTTGATTGTTAGCTTAATCGTCGCTATTGTTGCATTAGGCGGCTGGGAAGCTGCACTACAGCCCGTGCAGGCCAAAGCGCCTGAACTTTTCAACTTGGCAAACATAGATGCTATTAAATTTGGTGCATCTTTGGTGATTGCAATTTTAGCAGCTGAATTTTTTAACCAGAGCAACTGGCAACGAGTTTATGCCTGTCGGGATGACCGAACAGTGCAACAAGCATTTTTAGGGTCGGCGATCGCCATTATTCCCATGATTTTTCTGGGTGGAATCTTGGGGATTTTGGCAATGCATTTTGGGTTTAACGACGATCGCGCCTTTTTCTCACTGCTGCAAAAGCTGGAATTACCGCTATGGTTCACTATGAGCGTTTTGGTGCTGGCGTTGGCGCTGGTGATGAGTACGCTCTCGGCATTGCTCAATGGAATTGCTAGCGTTTTTACCATTGATTTGATTCGTTTGTTTCCGCAAATGCAGTCTAGCGGATTGCTGCGAACCTCACGGGCACTGACGATCGCAGCAGGCGTTCCAGCGATCGCCATTGCGGCGCAAGGGTATGACGTGCTTTATCTATTCTTGTTAGCAGATTTAATTTGTGCGGGGGCGGTTGTTCCGGTCGTTTATGGCATGTATTCTCGTAAATTAACAGGGGCGATCGCAGTCATGAGTTCGGTTGCTGGAATTGCTGCTGGGGCATTATTTTTTCCTAAATCCGACTTTACAGCCTGGTTAAATATTCCCTATGGCGGCGATTTGTTAGTCAGCTTTGCGGCGGCGGTATTCGTGTCAGCAAGTATTGTCTTAGTATGGACGGCAATGATGGGGAGCGATCGGCTCTTTGACTTTGCCCAACTCAGCGATCGAGCAAAGACTTATACAGAGCCAACAGAAGGCGCGGCATTTACGGAAAACATCCCCTAA